The window ACATCGATGTGGTCGGCGAGGCGGAGGACGGCGCGGCCGCGGTCGAGCGCGCCGCCGAGACCACTCCCGACATCGTCCTGATGGATGTCCGGATGCCTCGCCGGGGTGGCATCGATGCGTGCACGGCGATCAAGGACGCCGTGCCGAGCAGCAAGATCATCATGCTGACGATCAGCGACGAAGAGGCCGATCTGTACGACGCGATCAAGGCCGGCGCGATGGGTTACCTGCTCAAGGAGATCTCCATCGACGAGGTCGCCTCCGCGATCCGCGCCGTCCACGGCGGCCAGTCGCTGATCTCGCCGTCCATGGCCTCGAAGCTGCTCACCGAGTTCGCCTCGATGATCAAGCGCGGCGACGAGCGCCAGCAGGTGCCGGCGCCGCGGCTGACCGACCGCGAGATGGAGGTGCTCCGTCTGGTCGCGAAGGGCCTGAACAACCGGGACATCGCCAAGCAGCTGTTCATCTCCGAGAACACCGTGAAGAAC of the Mycobacteriales bacterium genome contains:
- a CDS encoding response regulator transcription factor, whose product is MTPPAPMSGEPIRVLIVDDHAVFRRGLEMVLAQEADIDVVGEAEDGAAAVERAAETTPDIVLMDVRMPRRGGIDACTAIKDAVPSSKIIMLTISDEEADLYDAIKAGAMGYLLKEISIDEVASAIRAVHGGQSLISPSMASKLLTEFASMIKRGDERQQVPAPRLTDREMEVLRLVAKGLNNRDIAKQLFISENTVKN